The Pyrus communis chromosome 2, drPyrComm1.1, whole genome shotgun sequence genome includes a window with the following:
- the LOC137725827 gene encoding large ribosomal subunit protein uL14mz-like isoform X2: protein MAAGLASKCSRVGRSLLGGFGNNLSGLSSASHEMASSTFLFQQRTFIQMRTVLKVVDNSGAKKVMCIQALKANKKGARLGDTIVASVKEAHPNGKVKKGKVVYGVVVRAAMQRGRCDGSEVKFDDNAVVLVDKQGQPIGTRVFGPVPHELRKKKHVKILSLAEHIA, encoded by the exons ATGGCAGCAGGTTTAGCTTCGAAGTGTTCACGGG TTGGTCGTTCATTGTTGGGGGGCTTCGGCAACAACTTGTCTGGCTTATCGAGCGCATCACATGAGATGGCAAGCAGCACTTTCTTATTTCAG CAAAGGACCTTCATACAGATGAGGACTGTTCTGAAAGTCGTGGACAACTCAGGGGCAAAGAAGGTGATGTGTATACAAGCTTTGAAGGCAAATAAGAAGGGGGCAAGATTGGGAGACACCATTGTTGCATCAGTAAAGGAGGCCCATCCCAATGGAAAAGTGAAGAAAGGAAAGGTTGTGTATGGTGTCGTTGTTCGTGCTGCCATGCAGCGAGGCCGCTGTGATGGGAGTGAGGTCAAGTTTGATGACAATGCTGTGGTACTTGTGGACAAGCAAGGGCAGCCGATCGGGACTAGAGTATTTGGACCTGTCCCGCATGAGTTGAGGAAGAAAAAGCATGTCAAGATTCTTAGTTTGGCAGAGCATATTGCCTGA
- the LOC137725387 gene encoding 26S proteasome regulatory subunit 10B homolog A-like produces the protein MTTETEDAVRRRTAVADYRKRLLQHKELDSRVRAVRENLRSAKKEFGKTEDDLKSLQSVGQIIGEVLRPLDNERLIVKASSGPRYVVGCRSKVDKEKLTAGTRVVLDMTTLTIMRALPREVDPVVYNMLHEDPGNVSYSAVGGLSDQIRELRESIELPLMNPELFLRVGIKPPKGVLLYGPPGTGKTLLARAIASNIDANFLKVVSSAIIDKYIGESARLIREMFGYARDHQPCIIFMDEIDAIGGRRFSEGTSADREIQRTLMELLNQLDGFDQLGKVKMIMATNRPDVLDPALLRPGRLDRKIEIPLPNEQSRMEILKIHAAGIAKHGDIDYEAVVKLAEGFNGADLRNVCTEAGMSAIRAERDYVIHEDFMKAVRKLNEAKKLESSAHYNADFGKE, from the exons ATGACGACTGAGACAGAAGACGCCGTACGACGTCGCACAGCGGTTGCCGACTACCGCAAAAGGTTACTCCAGCACAAGGAGCTCGACTCCCGAGTCCGCGCAG TGAGAGAGAACTTGCGGTCTGCAAAGAAAGAATTTGGGAAAACTGAAGATGATTTGAAGTCCCTTCAAAGTGTTGGACAGATTATTGGTGAAGTTCTCAGGCCTCTTGATAACGAACGCC TAATTGTGAAGGCAAGTAGTGGCCCGAGGTATGTCGTTGGGTGTCGCAGTAaagttgacaaagaaaaactaacagctGGAACGCGTGTTGTTTTGGATATGACTACCTTGACTATCATGCGGGCTCTACCCAGAGAA GTTGATCCGGTTGTATATAACATGCTTCATGAAGATCCTGGTAATGTTAGCTACTCAGCCGTTGGAGGACTATCTGATCAAATCCGAGAGCTTAGGGAGTCCATTGAACTGCCTCTAATGAACCCTGAGCTCTTCCTTAGGGTGGGGATCAAACCTCCCAAG GGTGTTCTTCTGTATGGACCTCCAGGAACAGGGAAGACATTGCTAGCCAGAGCAATTGCTAGCAACATAGATGCTAACTTTCTTAAG GTTGTATCAAGTGCCATTATTGACAAATATATCGGTGAAAGTGCAAGATTGATAAGGGAAATGTTTGGTTATGCCCGTGATCACCAG CCATGTATCATTTTTATGGATGAGATAGATGCTATTGGTGGACGGCGTTTTAGTGAAGGGACTAGTGCAGACCGAGAAATTCAGCGAACACTCATGGAGTTGCTTAATCAGTTAGATGGGTTTGATCAGCTCGGAAAG GTGAAAATGATCATGGCAACCAATAGGCCTGATGTACTGGATCCAGCACTTCTCCGCCCTGGGCGACTAGACCGCAAGATAGAGATCCCATTGCCCAATGAGCAATCAAGAATGGAAATTCTCAAAATCCATGCTGCTGGGATAGCCAAACATGGGGACATTGATTATGAGGCAGTTGTGAAGCTTGCTGAG GGTTTTAATGGAGCTGATCTCCGTAATGTCTGCACTGAAGCTGGGATGTCTGCAATCCGTGCTGAGAGGGATTATGTCATCCATGAAGATTTCATGAAG GCTGTACGGAAACTGAATGAGGCCAAGAAACTCGAATCTAGTGCCCACTACAACGCAGATTTTGGGAAAGAATGA
- the LOC137725827 gene encoding large ribosomal subunit protein uL14mz-like isoform X1, translated as MAAGLASKCSRVGRSLLGGFGNNLSGLSSASHEMASSTFLFQQQRTFIQMRTVLKVVDNSGAKKVMCIQALKANKKGARLGDTIVASVKEAHPNGKVKKGKVVYGVVVRAAMQRGRCDGSEVKFDDNAVVLVDKQGQPIGTRVFGPVPHELRKKKHVKILSLAEHIA; from the exons ATGGCAGCAGGTTTAGCTTCGAAGTGTTCACGGG TTGGTCGTTCATTGTTGGGGGGCTTCGGCAACAACTTGTCTGGCTTATCGAGCGCATCACATGAGATGGCAAGCAGCACTTTCTTATTTCAG CAGCAAAGGACCTTCATACAGATGAGGACTGTTCTGAAAGTCGTGGACAACTCAGGGGCAAAGAAGGTGATGTGTATACAAGCTTTGAAGGCAAATAAGAAGGGGGCAAGATTGGGAGACACCATTGTTGCATCAGTAAAGGAGGCCCATCCCAATGGAAAAGTGAAGAAAGGAAAGGTTGTGTATGGTGTCGTTGTTCGTGCTGCCATGCAGCGAGGCCGCTGTGATGGGAGTGAGGTCAAGTTTGATGACAATGCTGTGGTACTTGTGGACAAGCAAGGGCAGCCGATCGGGACTAGAGTATTTGGACCTGTCCCGCATGAGTTGAGGAAGAAAAAGCATGTCAAGATTCTTAGTTTGGCAGAGCATATTGCCTGA